A window from Theropithecus gelada isolate Dixy chromosome 1, Tgel_1.0, whole genome shotgun sequence encodes these proteins:
- the RPS27 gene encoding 40S ribosomal protein S27 isoform X1, producing the protein MPLAKDLLHPSPEEEKRKHKKKRLVQSPNSYFMDVKCPGCYKITTVFSHAQTVVLCVGCSTVLCQPTGGKARLTEGCSFRRKQH; encoded by the exons ATGCCT CTCGCAAAGGATCTCCTTCATCCCTCcccagaagaggagaagaggaaacacAAGAAGAAACGCCTGGTGCAGAGCCCCAATTCCTACTTCATGGATGTGAAATGCCCAG gATGCTATAAAATCACCACGGTCTTTAGCCATGCACAAACGGTAGTTTTGTGTGTTGGCTGCTCCACTGTCCTCTGCCAGCCTACAGGAGGAAAAGCAAGGCTTACAGAAG GATGTTCCTTTAGGAGGAAGCAGCACTAA
- the RPS27 gene encoding 40S ribosomal protein S27 isoform X2, which translates to MDVKCPGCYKITTVFSHAQTVVLCVGCSTVLCQPTGGKARLTEGCSFRRKQH; encoded by the exons ATGGATGTGAAATGCCCAG gATGCTATAAAATCACCACGGTCTTTAGCCATGCACAAACGGTAGTTTTGTGTGTTGGCTGCTCCACTGTCCTCTGCCAGCCTACAGGAGGAAAAGCAAGGCTTACAGAAG GATGTTCCTTTAGGAGGAAGCAGCACTAA